The Podospora pseudocomata strain CBS 415.72m chromosome 1 map unlocalized CBS415.72m_1, whole genome shotgun sequence genome has a segment encoding these proteins:
- a CDS encoding uncharacterized protein (EggNog:ENOG503Q4W9; COG:S), whose protein sequence is MSPDSHYTYTPIDLKTDAIRLIRLLRGRVDEPVRCELFETFLHQVEGVPYEALSYAWGDAPISKEIELCGKKAAVTENLYLALSCLRQPDEDRILWVDALCIDQRSHREKNHQVKQMRLVYSNAQNVHIWLGPGTDDIDLLMGLMSQLDKRATKRKNCRRNSPDAWVKEWSILVKRDGTGETSIKTCRVNALKDMLSRPWFKRVWILQEVFSARSAVISCGLNTIPSRVFVLMPKLMVLEVDEHTQAVLDIMPGYLRQKSWWKDAPDLCSLLGRFGASKATDPRDNIYALIGIASDASADGILQPDYNMSLHRVIENTILYLKYRQIPSIPGPEPSTKWDLKHLLNQLDQIPSQAFQWAIKQGNQAAAAAVVARPSFHVNAWHTSRGPPLVFLADKPGYESLFSCLLVLPHCNTNVKDCHGDTALNIIALQGHLEMAKLLLNCNDVNVNHKGRGGQTPLGSALMYGHHLIVDMLLARPDIDINLPSGLNGIPFTPLYIACEDNKSTYVNKLLDRGAELETPCNENASTALWVACSQGHQPIAKTLVSRGAKIDAKDSSGRTPLWMAAVANHPYCVRMLLDEKADYGPGASSENRTVLWKTASMGHGNAVKALTMYFQQKGVVHEVLQQERDSENQTSALWIAARNGHTSVAQQLIGFGMDIDSSGHYGQTALWIAARHGHAETVLMLLREGADREVLDVYNGLTAREAAEEFWQERVVDVFRTEEGWEKARVVSKLAF, encoded by the coding sequence ATGTCGCCGGATTCTCACTACACATACACACCTATCGACCTCAAAACCGATGCAATCCGTCTCATACGTCTTCTCAGAGGCCGCGTGGACGAACCGGTTCGATGTGAACTGTTTGAGACCTTTCTCCACCAGGTTGAAGGTGTCCCTTATGAGGCTCTCTCCTATGCGTGGGGTGATGCGCCAATATCAAAGGAAATTGAACTATGCGGGAAGAAGGCTGCGGTGACAGAAAATCTCTACTTGGCCTTGAGTTGTCTGAGGCAGCCAGACGAGGATCGAATCCTATGGGTTGACGCCCTGTGTATCGACCAAAGGAGCCATCGAGAAAAGAACCACCAGGTGAAGCAAATGAGGCTGGTTTATTCCAACGCCCAGAATGTGCACATATGGCTTGGGCCAGGTACGGACGACATCGATCTTCTCATGGGTTTGATGAGCCAGCTGGACAAGCGAGCAACTAAAAGGAAGAACTGTCGAAGGAATTCGCCAGATGCTTGGGTTAAGGAGTGGTCAATATTGGTGAAGAGAGACGGAACGGGCGAGACCAGCATCAAAACATGCCGGGTCAACGCCTTGAAAGATATGTTAAGCCGGCCATGGTTCAAGAGGGTATGGATCCTCCAAGAGGTTTTCAGCGCCAGGAGCGCTGTTATCAGCTGTGGTCTCAACACCATTCCGTCACGGGTGTTTGTTCTCATGCCCAAGCTAATGGTGTTAGAAGTTGACGAGCACACCCAAGCTGTCTTGGATATCATGCCCGGATACTTGCGGCAAAAGTCATGGTGGAAAGACGCACCGGATCTGTGTTCACTCCTGGGGCGGTTCGGTGCAAGCAAGGCCACCGATCCACGCGATAATATCTATGCGCTGATCGGCATAGCGTCGGATGCAAGTGCTGATGGGATACTGCAGCCAGACTACAACATGTCCCTGCACCGAGTGATTGAAAACACGATTTTGTATCTGAAATATCGACAAATACCGAGCATCCCAGGCCCTGAGCCGTCTACGAAGTGGGACTTGAAGCATCTACTAAATCAACTGGACCAGATCCCCAGTCAGGCCTTTCAATGGGCAATCAAACAAGGAAACCaagcagcggcggcagcagtCGTTGCCAGGCCAAGCTTCCACGTCAACGCCTGGCACACCTCTCGAGGACCACCGTTGGTCTTTCTAGCCGACAAACCAGGATACGAGTCCCTCTTCTCTtgcctcctcgtccttccTCACTGCAACACCAACGTGAAGGATTGCCACGGTGACACGGCGctcaacatcatcgccctccAGGGCCACCTCGAAATggccaagctcctcctcaactgCAACGACGTCAACGTCAACCACAAAGGCCGCGGAGGGCAAACCCCCCTCGGCTCCGCCCTCATGTACGGACACCATCTCATCGTCGATATGCTCCTCGCCCGGCCCGACATCGatatcaacctcccctccggcCTCAACGGcatccccttcacccccctgTACATAGCCTGCGAAGACAACAAATCGACCTATGTGAACAAGCTCCTCGACCGGGGCGCCGAACTGGAGACTCCCTGCAACGAAAACGCTTCTACCGCCCTGTGGGTAGCCTGCAGCCAGGGACACCAACCCATCGCCAAAACCCTGGTCTCCCGCGGCGCCAAAATTGACGCAAAGGACTCGTCAGGACGGACACCGCTCTGGATGGCGGCCGTTGCCAATCACCCCTACTGCGTGAGGATGCTTCTCGATGAAAAGGCCGACTACGGGCCCGGAGCATCAAGCGAGAATAGAACCGTGCTATGGAAGACAGCATCGATGGGGCACGGCAACGCCGTCAAGGCGCTGACGATGTATTTCCAGCAAAAGGGGGTTGTGCACGAGGTCTTGCAGCAGGAGAGGGACTCCGAGAACCAGACTAGTGCGCTCTGGATCGCGGCGAGGAACGGGCACACGAGCGTGGCGCAGCAGCTgattgggtttgggatggatATTGATTCTTCGGGACACTATGGGCAGACGGCGCTGTGGATTGCTGCCAGGCATGGACACGCAGAGACGGTGCTGATGCTGCTCAGGGAGGGGGCGGAtagggaggtgttggatgtGTATAATGGGttgacggcgagggaggcggcggaggagttttggcaggagagggtggtggatgtgtttCGGACGGAGGAAGggtgggagaaggcgagggtggtgagcaaATTGGCTTTTTGA